The Pseudomonas chlororaphis subsp. piscium genome contains the following window.
CGTGGCGCCTGCATCGCCGGCAAGCCTGGCTCCTACAGAAGCGGGGCGCGCGGGCCTGTAGGAGCGAGGCTTGCCCGCGATGGGATGCATCGGCAGCCAGATTTCTCATGGTCTTGCGAGGCAAAAAAAAACGGCCCCGAAGGGCCGTTCTTTGTTGCAGCAGGTGCTCAGCCGCCCAGATAGGCTTCGCGCACCTTGGGGTCGGTCAGCAGGGCTTCACCGGTGCCTTGCATCACCACCCGGCCGTTTTCCAGTACATAGGCACGGTCGGCGATCTTCAGCGCCTGGTTGGCGTTCTGCTCCACCAGGAACACCGTCACGCCGTCACGGCGCAGCTGTTCGATGATGTCGAAGATCTGCTGGATGATGATCGGCGCCAGGCCCAGGGACGGTTCGTCGAGCAGCAACAGCTTGGGCTTGCTCATCAGCGCGCGGCCGATGGCGAGCATCTGCTGTTCGCCGCCGGACATGGTGCCGCCGCGCTGGTTGAAGCGTTCCTTGAGGCGCGGGAACAGGCCCAGGACCTTGTCCATCTGCTCCTGGTAATCGCCCTTGTCGGTGAAGAACCCGCCCATGGCGAGGTTCTCCTCCACGGTCAGGCGGGCGAAGACCCGACGACCTTCCGGCACCACGGCAATGCTCTTGCGCATGATCTGCGCGGAGGTCTGCCCCACCAGTTCCTCACCCAGGTAACGGATGCTGCCGCTGTGGGCCTGCGGCGAACCGCAGAGAGTCATCAGCAGGGTGGATTTACCGGCGCCGTTGGCGCCGATCAAGGTGACGATCTCGCCCTGGCGGATCTCGACGTTGACGCTGTGCAGCGCCTGGATCTTGCCGTAGAAGGTGGAAACGTTTTCGAACTGCAGCATTTACGCTTCCCCCAGGTAGGCTTTGATCACTTCAGGATTGTCGCGGATCTGTTCCGGCGTGCCGTCGGCCAGGGGCGTGCCCTGGTTGATCACGACGATGTGGTCGGAAATGCTCATGACCAGCTTCATGTCGTGTTCGATCAGCAGCACGGTGGCGTTGTGCTCTTCGCGCAGCACGCCGATCAGCGCCTTGAGGTCTTCGGTTTCCCGCGGGTTGAGGCCGGCGGCCGGTTCGTCGAGCATGAGGATCCGCGGACGGGTCATCATGCAGCGGGCGATTTCCAGGCGCCGTTGCTGACCGTAGGCCAGGGTGCCGGCGGGACGGTTGGCGAACTCCTTGAGGTTGACCTTTTCCAGCCAGTACTCGGCGTATTCCATGGCCTCGCGCTCGCTCTTGCGGAACGCCGGGGTCTTGAACAGGCCGGCCAGGAAGTTGGTGTTCAGGTGACGGTGCTGGGCGATCAACAGGTTCTCGACCGCGGTCATGTCCTTGAACAGCCGCACGTTCTGGAAGGTCCGTACCACACCCTTGAGGGCGATCTTGTGGCCGGGCAGGCCCTGGATCGGCTCGCCGTCCAGCAGGATGCTGCCGGCGGTGGGCTGGTAGAAACCGGTCAGGCAGTTGAACACCGTGGTCTTGCCTGCGCCGTTTGGGCCGATCATCGATACCACTTGTTTCTCTTTGACGGTCAGGGCCACGCCGTTGACCGCCAGCAGGCCGCCAAAGCGCATGCTCAGGCCCGTTACTTTGAGGATCTCACGGCTCATTTGCGCGGCTCCGCTTTCAGTTGCAGGACGGGACGTTGCATGGGCAGCAGGCCTTGAGGACGCCAGATCATCATCAGCACCATCATGGCGCCGAACATCAACATGCGGTATTCGCTGAATTCGCGCATCAGTTCAGGCAGCAGGATCATCACGGTGGCCGCGAGGACCACGCCCAACTGCGAGCCCATGCCGCCCAGCACCACGATGGCGAGGATGGTCGCGGACTCGATGAAGGTGAAGGACTCCGGCGTCACCAGGCCCTGGCGCGCGGCGAAGAAGCTGCCGGCGAAACCGGCGAAGCAGGCACCCAGGGTGAAGGCCGACAGCTTGATCACGGTCGGGTTCAGGCCCAGTGCCCGGCAGGCGATTTCGTCTTCACGCAGGGCTTCCCAGGCACGCCCCAGGGGCATGCGCAGCAAGCGGTTGATGACGAACAGGGCGAACAGCGCCAGCAACAGCGCGACCAGGTAAAGGAAGATCACCTTGTTGATCGAGTTGTATTCGATGCCGAAGTACTCGTGGAAGGTCTGCAGGCCCTCGGCCGCCTTGCGTTCGAAGGTCAGGCCGAAGAACGTCGGTTTCTCGATGTTGCTGATGCCGTTCGGACCACCGGTGAGGCCGGTCAGGTTACGCAGGAACAAGCGGATGATTTCACCGAAGCCCAGGGTCACGATCGCCAGGTAGTCACCGCGCAGGCGCAATACCGGGAAGCCCAGCAGGAAGCCGAAGCTGGCCGCCATCAGGCCGGCGATAGGCAGGCAGATCCAGAAGCTCAACCCGTAATAGTGCGACAGCAGCGCGTAGCTGTAGGCGCCCACGGCGTAGAAGCCGACGTACCCCAGGTCCA
Protein-coding sequences here:
- a CDS encoding ABC transporter ATP-binding protein gives rise to the protein MLQFENVSTFYGKIQALHSVNVEIRQGEIVTLIGANGAGKSTLLMTLCGSPQAHSGSIRYLGEELVGQTSAQIMRKSIAVVPEGRRVFARLTVEENLAMGGFFTDKGDYQEQMDKVLGLFPRLKERFNQRGGTMSGGEQQMLAIGRALMSKPKLLLLDEPSLGLAPIIIQQIFDIIEQLRRDGVTVFLVEQNANQALKIADRAYVLENGRVVMQGTGEALLTDPKVREAYLGG
- the livG gene encoding high-affinity branched-chain amino acid ABC transporter ATP-binding protein LivG is translated as MSREILKVTGLSMRFGGLLAVNGVALTVKEKQVVSMIGPNGAGKTTVFNCLTGFYQPTAGSILLDGEPIQGLPGHKIALKGVVRTFQNVRLFKDMTAVENLLIAQHRHLNTNFLAGLFKTPAFRKSEREAMEYAEYWLEKVNLKEFANRPAGTLAYGQQRRLEIARCMMTRPRILMLDEPAAGLNPRETEDLKALIGVLREEHNATVLLIEHDMKLVMSISDHIVVINQGTPLADGTPEQIRDNPEVIKAYLGEA
- a CDS encoding high-affinity branched-chain amino acid ABC transporter permease LivM; this encodes MTRNLRQAFFSALLVWAVAYPILGLKLTIVGINLEVHGTSPTTLMIIAACSVLMFLRVLFDHQISAAWKASPNMPVIPAKASNFLTLPTTQRWVIIALIIGALVWPFFGSRGAVDIATLVLIYVMLGLGLNIVVGLAGLLDLGYVGFYAVGAYSYALLSHYYGLSFWICLPIAGLMAASFGFLLGFPVLRLRGDYLAIVTLGFGEIIRLFLRNLTGLTGGPNGISNIEKPTFFGLTFERKAAEGLQTFHEYFGIEYNSINKVIFLYLVALLLALFALFVINRLLRMPLGRAWEALREDEIACRALGLNPTVIKLSAFTLGACFAGFAGSFFAARQGLVTPESFTFIESATILAIVVLGGMGSQLGVVLAATVMILLPELMREFSEYRMLMFGAMMVLMMIWRPQGLLPMQRPVLQLKAEPRK